The following proteins are co-located in the Manihot esculenta cultivar AM560-2 chromosome 7, M.esculenta_v8, whole genome shotgun sequence genome:
- the LOC110618741 gene encoding coronatine-insensitive protein 1, with product MEEDNQNSKSNRMNCSSSMSDVVLGCVMPYIDDPRDRDAVSLICRRWYELDALTRKHITIALCYTTSPDRLRRRFKHLESLKLKGKPRAAMFNLIPEDWGGFVTPWVNEIAESFNCLKSLHFRRMIVTDSDLEVLSKSRGRVLLVLKLDKCCGFSTDGLLHVGRLCRQLRTLLLEESSILEKDGDWLHEIALNNTVLETLNFYMTDLNKVRFEDLELIAKNCHNLVSVKISDCEILDLGGFFHAAAALEEFCGGSFNDIPDKYSAVTFPRKLCRLGLTYMGKNEMPIVFPFASQLKKLDLLYALLDTEDHCLLIQKCFNLEVLETRNVIGDRGLEVLASSCKRLKRLRIERGADEQGMEDEEGVVSQRGLIALAQGCLELEYMAVYVSDITNAALEQIGARLRNLNDFRLVLLDREERITDLPLDNGVRSLLRQCEKLRRFALYLRPGGLTDVGLAYVGQYSTNVRWMLLGYVGESDEGLLEFSKGCPSLQKLEMRGCCFTESALARAVMQLTSLRYLWVQGYRASSSMPGRGLLAMIRPFWNIELIPSRNVVMVNQVGEDVLVEQPAHILAYYSLAGPRTDCPNSVVPLDAVGLVAT from the exons ATGGAAGAGGATAATCAGAACAGTAAAAGCAATAGAATGAATTGCAGTAGCAGCATGTCCGACGTCGTTTTAGGCTGCGTGATGCCGTACATCGACGACCCACGCGACCGCGACGCTGTTTCACTAATTTGCCGCCGGTGGTATGAGCTTGATGCTCTTACCCGAAAGCATATAACTATTGCTTTGTGTTATACCACGAGCCCGGATCGGCTACGACGTCGCTTCAAGCATCTTGAATCCTTGAAGCTGAAAGGGAAGCCGAGGGCAGCTATGTTTAATTTGATACCGGAGGATTGGGGAGGCTTTGTAACTCCTTGGGTTAATGAAATTGCGGAATCGTTTAATTGCTTGAAATCCCTTCACTTTAGACGCATGATTGTAACGGATTCGGATCTGGAGGTTCTCTCCAAGTCTCGCGGACGGGTTCTACTGGTCTTGAAGCTTGATAAGTGTTGTGGTTTCTCTACTGATGGGCTTTTACACGTGGGTCGCCTGTGTAG GCAACTAAGAACGTTACTTTTGGAAGAGAGTTCGATTCTTGAGAAAGATGGTGACTGGCTACATGAGATTGCCTTGAACAATACAGTTCTTGAgactctaaatttttatatgacGGACCTCAACAAAGTCAGATTTGAAGACCTTGAACTCATAGCCAAAAACTGTCACAACTTAGTCTCCGTCAAGATTAGTGATTGCGAAATTTTAGACCTTGGTGGTTTCTTTCATGCTGCAGCTGCTTTAGAAGAATTTTGTGGGGGTTCCTTCAATGATATACCAGACAAGTATTCTGCTGTGACATTTCCCCGAAAATTGTGTCGATTGGGTCTAACATATATGGGGAAAAATGAAATGCCGATAGTGTTTCCTTTTGCATCGCAACTTAAAAAGTTGGATCTCCTCTATGCATTGCTGGACACTGAGGACCATTGTCTTCTAATTCAAAAATGCTTCAACTTGGAAGTTCTTGAG ACAAGAAATGTgattggagatcgagggttggaaGTCCTCGCTTCGAGTTGTAAGCGACTAAAGAGGCTTAGAATCGAGCGCGGTGCTGATGAGCAGGGAATGGAGGATGAAGAAGGTGTCGTTTCACAAAGAGGATTAATTGCTTTGGCTCAGGGCTGCCTAGAACTTGAGTACATGGCTGTTTATGTTTCTGACATTACAAATGCAGCTTTAGAACAAATTGGTGCTCGCTTAAGGAACCTGAATGATTTTCGATTAGTCTTGCTTGACCGAGAAGAAAGGATAACAGATCTACCGCTTGACAATGGAGTTAGATCTTTATTGAGGCAATGTGAGAAGCTCCGTAGGTTTGCGCTGTACCTTCGACCGGGGGGTTTGACTGATGTGGGTCTTGCTTATGTTGGACAGTACAGTACAAATGTGAGGTGGATGCTTCTGGGTTATGTTGGGGAGTCCGATGAAGGGCTTTTGGAATTTTCTAAAGGATGTCCTAGTCTTCAAAAACTGGAAATGAGGGGATGTTGCTTCACTGAGAGTGCACTGGCCAGAGCTGTGATGCAACTGACTTCTTTGAGGTATTTGTGGGTGCAAGGTTACAGAGCATCATCCTCCATGCCAGGGCGCGGTCTTCTAGCGATGATTCGGCCCTTTTGGAACATCGAGTTGATTCCTTCTAGAAATGTTGTGATGGTTAATCAGGTGGGAGAGGATGTTTTGGTTGAGCAGCCAGCTCATATACTTGCATATTACTCCCTTGCTGGACCAAGAACAGATTGTCCGAACTCTGTTGTCCCCTTGGATGCGGTGGGGTTAGTTGCCACGTAG